The Streptomyces durmitorensis genome contains the following window.
GTCGGTCCGGTGCGGGACCGCAGGGAGCGAGAGGTGAGAATCGAGCACGTTACTTGTAAGTAGTAGAGCCGCGAAGGGTTTTGCACATACTGCTCGGTCGGTCTATTCGGCGGGCCTGTTCAGGTGGCCCTGGCGCGGGGCAAGTTCGGTGTTCTCCGCGCCCTCCAGGGCTCCCACCTCGCCGTTTTCCGGGGCCTTGGCCCCGATTACCGGAAAGCGCCGCGGGGCGATGAACACCAGAACGAGGAGTGCGAGGACCGCCGCGCACCCCGCACCGACGTACACCGTGTCGACCGCCGAGTCGACGGCCCTGCGCAGCCGTTCGGGGTCGGCGATCGAGGCCGGGTCCTCCAGGGCGTGGGCCACCGAGTCCAGTGAGCCCGCGCCGCCGAGCCGCGACGTGAGGACTCCGTTGGCGATCGCGCCGAAGAGCGCCGCGCCCAGGGTCTGGCCTATCTGGCGGCAGAAGAGGATGGACGCCGTGGCCGTGCCGCGCTCCGACCAGCCGACGGTGGACTGCACGCCGACGATCAGCGGCAGTTGGAAGAGGCCGAGCGCCGCGCCGAGCAGCAGCATGATCAGGGCCGGCTGCCAGGCCTGCCCCGGGTAGGGCAGGAAGGGGAACGCGAAGAGGAAGAGCGCGGCCCCGCCGATGCCGATGAGCGCCGTGTCGCGAAAGCCCAGCCTGCGGTAGACGTGCTGGCTCAGGGCGGCGGAGACCGGCCAGCTCAGCGTCATCACGGAGAGCACGAACCCGGCGGCGATCGGCGCGAGGCCGAGCACGGACTGGGCGTACGTCGGCAGGAAGATGGTGGGCGCGACCATCAGGAGGCCGAGCGCGCCGAGGGCGAGGTTGACCGCCGCGATGGTGCGCCTGCGCCAGACCCAGCCGGGGATGATCGGCTCCGCCGCGCGCCGCTCGATGACCACGACGGCCGCCGCGAGCAGCAGCCCGCCCGCGAACAGCGCGAGCGAGGGCGCGGAGAGCCAGCCCCAGGCGACGCCGCCCTGCACGAGCGCGGTGAGCAGGACGCCGCCGCAGGCGAAGACGGCCAGCGCGCCCGCCCAGTCGGTGCGCCCTCGCGTGACCGCCTCGCGCTCCGGCTCGTGCAGGTGGCGCACGATCAGCCACAGGGCCACCGCCCCGATCGGCAGATTGATCAGGAAGATCCAGCGCCAGTCCGCGTACGCGGCGATCAGGCCGCCGAGTGCGGGGCCCGCGATGGAGGAAGCGGCCCATACGGTGGACAACTTGGCCTGGATCTTGGGGCGTTCCTTGAGGGGGTAGAGGTCGGCGGCGAGTGTCTGGACCGTTCCCTGGAGCGCGCCGCCGCCCAGGCCCTGGACGACGCGGAAGGCGATGAGGGCACCCATGTTCCAGGCCACGGCGCACAGGGCCGAGCCGATCAGGAAGAGGATGCTGCCCGCGATGAGGACGGGCTTGCGGCCGAAGGTGTCGGAGAGCTTGCCGTAGATGGGCAGGGTGACGGTGACCGCGAGCAGATAGCCGGAGAAGAGCCAGGAGAAGACGGAGAAGCCGCCGAGGTCGCCGACGATCTGGGGGATGGCGGTCGAGACGATGGTGGAGTCCAGGGCGGCGAGCGCCATGGCGAGCATGAGCGCGGCGACGACGGGTCCGCGCCGCCGTCCGCCGTCCGTGCCCGAACGTATGCCGTCCGTCCCCGAACCTGCCGTGCCGCTCGCTCCGGCTGTACCCACCGAGATTCCTTCCCCCTGCATCTACTTTCTCCGGGCCACCTTCTCACCCGGTGCGCATCCGGGGCAGGGGTGGAGAACATCCGGGCAGGTGGGCCGGTGTCCGCTCGGCAGGAGGGTGGAGCGACCCCGAGAACGGCTCCACCGGCGGGTGGAGATCCCCTAGGGGTTCCTCCGTACTACGGACCGGGGGCCGTTCGTACTGCTGGAGGACGAGAAGGCCTTGGCCGCTTCTTAGATTGGCTTTATGCCGACGGGGTCGGACCAGGGAAAGCTTCCTCGGGTCCGACCAGCCACACCTTCGGGGGTGGGGTTTTCCCCCGCAAAAGACTGCGCTGGGCACCAGCGCGCCGGAGCCCTCGGACGACCAGACTCTTTATGCGTAGCGAACACACCTGACCCGCCGCGTAACCGACTTAGGAGACTTACCGTGACATCGGCTGTAACCATTCCCAGGCACGGGGGCACTGGAGGGCGTACGGCCGTGGCGGCACGGGCGCGCCAGGTCGTGAAGGCGTACGGGACCGGGGAGACCCGGGTCGTGGCGCTCGACGAGATCGATGTGGACATCGCCCGCGGGCAGTTCACCGCGATCATGGGTCCCTCCGGCTCCGGCAAGTCGACCCTGATGCACTGCCTCGCGGGCCTCGACACCGTGTCCTCCGGGCAGATCTACCTCGACGAGACCGAGATCACCGGCCTGAAGGACAAGAAGCTCACGCAGCTGCGCCGGGACCGGATCGGCTTCATCTTCCAGGCGTTCAACCTCCTTCCGACGCTGAACGCCATCGAGAACATCACGCTCCCGATGGACATC
Protein-coding sequences here:
- a CDS encoding MFS transporter; protein product: MQGEGISVGTAGASGTAGSGTDGIRSGTDGGRRRGPVVAALMLAMALAALDSTIVSTAIPQIVGDLGGFSVFSWLFSGYLLAVTVTLPIYGKLSDTFGRKPVLIAGSILFLIGSALCAVAWNMGALIAFRVVQGLGGGALQGTVQTLAADLYPLKERPKIQAKLSTVWAASSIAGPALGGLIAAYADWRWIFLINLPIGAVALWLIVRHLHEPEREAVTRGRTDWAGALAVFACGGVLLTALVQGGVAWGWLSAPSLALFAGGLLLAAAVVVIERRAAEPIIPGWVWRRRTIAAVNLALGALGLLMVAPTIFLPTYAQSVLGLAPIAAGFVLSVMTLSWPVSAALSQHVYRRLGFRDTALIGIGGAALFLFAFPFLPYPGQAWQPALIMLLLGAALGLFQLPLIVGVQSTVGWSERGTATASILFCRQIGQTLGAALFGAIANGVLTSRLGGAGSLDSVAHALEDPASIADPERLRRAVDSAVDTVYVGAGCAAVLALLVLVFIAPRRFPVIGAKAPENGEVGALEGAENTELAPRQGHLNRPAE